A genomic stretch from Cyanobacteria bacterium QS_8_64_29 includes:
- a CDS encoding valine--pyruvate transaminase, protein MDPSLSQFGREMAQLTGVRAIMKDIIETLRSGGGRDWIDLSAGNPVILPELEQLWRDCTAELTASSAYGEAVCRYGASQGYEPLIEAIVEDFNRRYGCNLSDRNVLIAPGSQALYFYAANAFGGYDADGRLKPVLLPLSPEYTGYEGVSLYKEVLQAQAPGLEVDEAAHRFKYRPDLDGLPLDEQTGCLMLSRPCNPSGNVLSADELAQLADRAAAYNVPVVVDAAYASPYPGLDYEPAPPLLRDNIIHCLSLSKAGLPGERVGIAIGHPDLIQILESFQTNLCIHSSRYGQAIAARAITSGHLGEVCEQVVRPHYRRKFELLAQTLDATMPDSIPWFLHRGEGAIFGWLWFRDLPVSDWDLYQELKAADVIAVPGSSFFPGLRQAWSHKQQCVRVSLTASEADIERGTQRLAETLQRVYRPSVARSTR, encoded by the coding sequence ATGGATCCCTCGCTTTCGCAATTCGGGCGTGAGATGGCCCAGCTCACCGGGGTGCGGGCCATCATGAAAGACATCATCGAGACCCTGCGCTCGGGGGGCGGGCGCGATTGGATCGACCTGAGCGCTGGCAATCCGGTCATTCTGCCCGAGCTGGAGCAGCTCTGGCGCGACTGCACCGCCGAGCTCACGGCCAGCTCGGCCTATGGTGAGGCGGTTTGCCGCTACGGCGCCTCCCAGGGCTACGAGCCACTGATCGAGGCCATCGTCGAGGATTTCAACCGCCGCTACGGCTGCAACCTCAGTGATCGCAACGTGCTGATCGCGCCAGGGTCGCAGGCACTCTATTTTTATGCGGCCAACGCCTTTGGCGGCTACGACGCCGACGGCCGGCTCAAACCCGTGCTGCTGCCGCTGAGCCCCGAATACACCGGCTACGAAGGGGTCAGCCTATATAAGGAGGTGCTGCAGGCGCAGGCGCCGGGGCTGGAGGTGGATGAAGCGGCCCACCGCTTCAAGTACCGCCCGGATCTGGACGGGCTGCCACTGGACGAGCAGACCGGCTGCCTGATGCTCTCGCGGCCCTGCAACCCCAGCGGGAACGTGCTCTCGGCGGACGAGCTGGCGCAGCTGGCGGATCGGGCGGCGGCCTACAACGTACCGGTGGTGGTCGATGCTGCCTATGCCTCGCCCTATCCGGGGCTGGACTACGAGCCGGCCCCGCCGCTGTTGCGCGACAACATCATCCACTGCCTGAGCCTCTCCAAGGCCGGTTTGCCGGGCGAGCGCGTGGGCATTGCCATCGGCCATCCCGACCTCATCCAAATCCTGGAGTCGTTCCAGACCAACCTGTGCATCCACTCGTCCCGCTACGGCCAGGCCATTGCCGCGCGCGCGATCACCTCGGGGCACTTGGGCGAGGTCTGCGAGCAAGTAGTGCGCCCGCACTACCGCCGCAAGTTCGAGCTGCTGGCCCAAACCCTGGATGCCACCATGCCCGATAGCATCCCCTGGTTCCTGCACCGCGGCGAGGGAGCGATTTTTGGCTGGCTGTGGTTCCGCGATTTGCCCGTTAGCGACTGGGACCTCTATCAGGAACTCAAAGCCGCCGATGTTATTGCCGTGCCCGGCAGCTCCTTTTTCCCAGGGTTGCGCCAGGCCTGGTCGCACAAGCAGCAGTGCGTGCGCGTGAGCTTGACCGCCAGCGAGGCCGACATCGAGCGGGGGACGCAGCGCCTGGCCGAGACCCTGCAGCGCGTCTATCGGCCGTCGGTGGCCCGCAGTACCCGGTAG
- a CDS encoding ribosome maturation factor RimM — MRERDWLRIGKVVAPQGLKGELRVYPHSDFPERFRTPGTRWLQLPGGDEPHPVELEWGRPLPGKGLYAVKLASIADRDAAEAARGSKLLVPAGHRPELAEGEHHVADLVGLRVRHHRTGEMLGTVTDFFVVGNELLQVRLAQPAATVQRAQPTRTVLVPFVRAIVPTVDAAGGYLTVDPPPGLLDADWG, encoded by the coding sequence ATGCGCGAGCGCGACTGGTTGCGAATCGGCAAGGTAGTGGCGCCCCAGGGGCTCAAGGGCGAGCTGCGGGTTTATCCGCACTCGGATTTTCCCGAGCGCTTCCGCACGCCGGGAACGCGCTGGTTGCAGCTCCCCGGCGGCGACGAGCCCCACCCAGTGGAGCTGGAGTGGGGCCGCCCGCTGCCGGGCAAGGGGCTCTACGCCGTCAAGCTAGCCAGCATTGCCGATCGCGATGCGGCCGAGGCCGCGCGCGGGAGCAAGCTGCTGGTGCCGGCGGGCCATCGCCCCGAGCTAGCCGAAGGGGAGCACCACGTGGCCGATTTGGTGGGGCTGCGCGTCCGGCACCACCGCACGGGCGAGATGCTGGGCACCGTGACCGATTTTTTTGTGGTGGGGAACGAGCTGCTGCAGGTGCGCCTGGCGCAGCCGGCGGCCACCGTGCAGCGCGCCCAGCCCACCCGCACGGTGCTGGTGCCCTTTGTGCGCGCGATCGTACCCACCGTGGATGCGGCCGGGGGCTATTTGACTGTGGATCCGCCACCGGGGCTGCTGGATGCCGACTGGGGCTAG
- a CDS encoding sensor histidine kinase — protein sequence MSVEGWPTLDNLLAAEADAEGTCGERSSSEAQRQWWGATVALERLLAGQAEPAAADTWQGVVLSGPVPAVDRRSLPASVVTRMLTPACRDAAARNQRQLPACPPSDPWQCDGGDRELPLPPQDPLAGERFCLVLTRQFGLVMTLAQTQVETAAFRFSFDPELVQQAWATLQLRLRALPVERGQQLIALGERFEPPCPHYRTVAQFSRQLLANLPEPPSPEARSKGGTPRRQRSRVIPLRASDGTSPGLHRRQAANEAAAGASETELLQALTHEIRTPLTTIRTLARLLLKRQDVGDGARERVRAIDRECSDRIDHMELIFQAAECERPERARWSLQLAPVALEQLLQDGIPRWQERAQRRNIALEVSQPEMLPQVVTEPALLDRALTGLMDAAMGRLPDGASVRLCIVTAGSQLKLQLLTPAPVAETAPAAASRSGNRQQSVGQVLTFHPETGDLSLSLEVAKTLFQALGGKLTVRQHSVQGEVLTAFLPLNARLDA from the coding sequence AGCGGAGCCGGCTGCAGCCGATACCTGGCAGGGAGTGGTTCTATCGGGGCCGGTGCCGGCCGTCGATCGACGATCGCTGCCGGCATCGGTTGTCACGCGGATGCTAACGCCAGCGTGTCGCGATGCGGCCGCGCGGAACCAGCGACAGTTGCCCGCCTGTCCCCCATCAGACCCCTGGCAGTGCGACGGTGGCGATCGGGAGCTGCCGCTGCCCCCCCAGGATCCGCTGGCCGGCGAGCGGTTCTGCCTGGTGCTAACGCGCCAGTTTGGCCTGGTCATGACCCTGGCGCAGACCCAGGTCGAAACGGCCGCTTTCCGCTTTTCCTTTGACCCTGAGCTGGTGCAGCAAGCTTGGGCAACGTTGCAATTGCGCTTGCGAGCCCTACCGGTCGAGCGGGGCCAGCAGTTGATAGCGCTGGGGGAGCGCTTTGAGCCCCCTTGCCCTCACTACCGCACGGTTGCGCAGTTCAGCCGCCAGCTGCTAGCCAACCTCCCCGAGCCCCCATCCCCAGAGGCGCGTTCCAAAGGGGGAACGCCCCGCCGCCAGCGCTCGCGGGTCATCCCGCTGCGAGCGAGCGATGGGACCTCGCCTGGCTTGCACCGCCGCCAAGCCGCAAATGAGGCGGCTGCGGGCGCGAGCGAAACCGAACTGTTGCAAGCGCTCACTCACGAGATTCGAACGCCGCTGACCACGATTCGCACGCTCGCCCGGCTGCTGCTCAAACGCCAGGACGTGGGCGATGGCGCGCGCGAGCGCGTGCGCGCCATCGATCGCGAATGCAGCGATCGCATCGACCACATGGAGCTAATCTTCCAAGCTGCCGAGTGCGAGCGCCCCGAGCGCGCGCGCTGGTCCCTCCAGCTCGCCCCAGTTGCGCTGGAGCAGCTTCTCCAAGACGGCATTCCGCGCTGGCAAGAGCGCGCCCAGCGCCGCAATATTGCCCTGGAGGTATCGCAGCCCGAGATGCTGCCGCAGGTCGTGACCGAGCCGGCACTGCTCGACCGGGCCCTGACAGGCTTGATGGATGCGGCCATGGGCCGCCTGCCTGATGGTGCCAGCGTTCGCCTCTGTATTGTCACTGCCGGAAGCCAGCTGAAGCTGCAGCTACTGACCCCAGCGCCAGTAGCCGAGACAGCACCTGCAGCCGCGAGCCGCTCGGGCAACCGGCAGCAATCCGTGGGCCAGGTGCTGACCTTCCACCCCGAAACGGGTGACCTCAGCCTTAGTCTAGAAGTTGCCAAAACCTTGTTCCAGGCCTTGGGCGGCAAGCTCACCGTCCGGCAGCACTCGGTACAAGGCGAAGTCCTGACCGCGTTCTTGCCGCTCAACGCCCGCTTGGATGCCTAG